The following proteins come from a genomic window of Diorhabda carinulata isolate Delta chromosome X, icDioCari1.1, whole genome shotgun sequence:
- the LOC130902421 gene encoding trehalase-like, with the protein MEYFHRIFLILFIFNNVIADNIESCDSTIYCQGKLLHTIQMARLFSDSKTFVDMSQKNPPDVTMQNFNNLMKAKNDNPSKDDLVQFVKENFDSAGELVEWTPPDFNKNPAFIERIENERVKKFAQNLVNIWPKLARRVSDSVRDHPDQHSLIYLPNGFIIPGGRFKEIYYWDSYWILEGLLISEMTESVRGILENFLSIVEKFGFIPNGSRVYYLNRSQPPLLASMVGKYIDYSNNKTWLESHVDTIEKEMNWWWAERRVSVSKGGKTYDMFMYKVKSNTPRPESYYEDVFTCQNFTEVEKQTCYRNLKSGAESGWDYSTRWLFNDDRSPSSNLSQIDILHVIPVDLNAIICKSFEELSRFYQLIGNNDKSSKWSEKQNALKEAIHDVHYNEEDGIWYDYDLANSKQNKVFYPSNFAPLWSDAFDTSKKEVFGVRAAQYYKDNKVQKYPGGIPTSLINSGQQWDLPNAWPPLQEFIVLGLKKSGSRKAERLARSQGTKVLEAYMTGFESTNDMYEKYDAYNVGGYGGGGEYVVQSGFGWSNGEALALINEFYLKPVKKQKISSHLRHRHNKMNEDHQ; encoded by the exons ATGGAGTACTTTCATAGGATTTTTCTGATACTATTCATATTTAACAATGTAATCGCAGATAATATTGAATCTTGCGACAGCACCATATATTGTCAAGGAAAATTACTCCACACGATTCAAATGGCACGACTCTTTTCCGATTCGAAAACATTCGTAGATATGAGTCAAAAAAATCCACCAGACGTAACAATGCAGAACTTCAATAACCTAATGAAAGCAAAAAATGATAATCCATCTAAAGATGATTTAGTCCAATTTGTGAAAGAAAATTTCGATAGTGCTGGGGAGCTAGTCGAATGGACACCCCCTGACTTTAATAAAAACCCGGCGTTTatagaaagaattgaaaatgaGAGAGTCAAAAAATTTGCGCAGAATTTAGTCAACATTTGGCCTAAGCTTGCACGAAGAGTCAGCGATTCTGTGAGGGATCATCCAGATCAACACTCTTTGATATACCTGCCTAACGGTTTTATTATACCTGGAGGAagatttaaagaaatatattacTGGGATAGTTATTGGATATTAGAAGGTTTGCTCATCAGTGAAATGACCGAATCTGTAAGaggaattttagaaaatttcttatCCATAGtagaaaaatttggatttatacCGAACGGAAGTAGAGTTTACTATTTGAACAGATCTCAGCCTCCACTTCTAGCCAGTATGGTTGGCAAATATATAGactatagtaataataaaacttggtTAGAATCCCATGTTGATACTATCGAAAAAGAAATGAATTGGTGGTGGGCTGAAAGAAGAGTCTCAGTCTCTAAAGGTGGTAAAACTTACGATATGTTTATGTACAAAGTTAAAAGTAATACTCCCAGACCGGAATCGTATTACGAAGATGTATTCACTTGTCAGAATTTTACAGAAGTGGAAAAG CAAACATGTTACAGAAACCTTAAAAGTGGTGCTGAAAGTGGTTGGGACTATTCGACGCGATGGCTTTTCAATGATGATAGATCTCCAAGTAGCAATCTATCTCAAATAGATATACTACATGTTATACCAGTAGATTTGAATGCCATTATATGCAAATCGTTTGAAGAACTTTCCCGTTTCTATCAATTGATCGGTAATAACGACAAATCGTCAAAATGGTCCGAAAAACAAAATGCTTTAAAAGAAGCCATTCATGACGTACATTATAATGAAGAGGATGGAATTTGGTACGATTACGATTTAGCTAATTCCAAACAGAACAAAGTATTTTACCCCAGTAATTTTGCGCCTCTTTGGAGTGATGCATTCGATACGTCGAAGAAGGAAGTATTTGGAGTTAGGGCGGCTCAGTATTATAAAGATAATAAAGTTCAAAAATACCCCGGTGGCATACCAACATCACTTATTAACAGTGGGCAACAATGGGATTTGCCCAATGCTTGGCCTCCTCTACAGGAATTTATTGTTCTAG GTTTGAAAAAAAGTGGTTCAAGAAAAGCTGAAAGATTGGCTAGATCTCAAGGAACCAAAGTACTTGAAGCGTATATGACAGGTTTTGAATCAACTAATGATATGTACGAAAAATATGATGCTTATAACGTTGGAGGGTATGGTGGCGGTGGTGAGTATGTAGTTCAATCAGGTTTTGGTTGGTCCAATGGTGAAGCTCTTGCTTTGATTAATGAATTTTACCTAAAACCAGTTAAAAAGCAGAAAATATCTTCTCATCTACGTCATAGGCATAACAAAATGAATGAAGATCATCAGTAG
- the LOC130902423 gene encoding trehalase-like — translation MKLILCSVTFLTILQLIFAQHKQSCHSPVYCQGDLLHVVQTAKIFNDSKTFVDMVMINPVNETLQKFQTMMNENDDNPSRDQIQKFVFENFKSIGELEEWFPRDFKKEPKIIKEIQDPVIRVFAQNIINIWPTLTRKVSYHVFDHPETHSLIPVEHPFIIPGGRFKEYYYWDSYWILKGLLLSDMLETAKGLVQNLLSMVERFGFIPNGGRIYYLNRSQPPLLSLMVADYVKFSKDFEFIRQNINTLDKEIQFWLNKRLAKITKDGKQYELAHYDSESDTPRPESYLEDIETCLLLKSEEERYECYTDLKGGAESGWDFSSRWLFDKKGYPTGNLTYINTRRNIPADLNAFLYKAFNVMYKFNLILQNDQMAKFYLDCMERWKLAIENILWNEEDGTWYDYDLKLEKQRKYYFASNLTPLWAGAFDESQRLEKGRRSVKYLKKMGIDQYRGGIPTSLFPTGQQWDFPNAWSPYQNLIIIGLEKSGDPEAQELAEHLAHIWVNSNIKAFHENKVMFEKYSAESSGHFGGGGEYHIQAGFGWSNGCILELIHLYFRAKTRKYIGFH, via the exons atgaaattgattCTATGCTCAGTAACTTTCTTAACTATACTTCAACTTATTTTTGCACAACACAAACAGTCATGTCACAGTCCGGTTTACTGCCAAGGAGATCTTCTTCACGTAGTGCAAACTGCAAAAATATTCAACGATTCAAAAACATTCGTGGATATGGTAATGATTAATCCTGTTAACGAAACTCTACAGAAATTCCAAACTATGATGAATGAAAACGATGACAATCCATCTAGGGATCAGATACAAAAATtcgttttcgaaaatttcaagtCTATCGGCGAATTGGAAGAATGGTTTCCACGAGATTTTAAAAAAGAACCGAAAATCATTAAAGAAATTCAGGATCCAGTGATACGTGTGTTCgcacaaaatattattaatatatggCCAACTTTAACGAGGAAAGTTTCGTATCATGTTTTCGATCATCCAGAAACTCACTCGTTGATCCCAGTTGAGCATCCTTTCATTATCCCAGGCGGAAGGTTCAAAGAATACTATTATTGGGATTCATATTGGATCTTGAAAGGACTACTCCTTAGTGATATGTTGGAAACAGCGAAGGGCTTAGTTCAAAACTTACTCTCTATGGTTGAAAG GTTTGGTTTTATACCCAATGGGGGtagaatatattatttgaatagaTCCCAACCACCACTTTTAAGCCTTATGGTAGCCgattacgtaaaattttctAAAGACTTTGAGTTCATTAGACAAAATATAAACACTCTAGACAAAGAAATACAGTTTTGGTTAAATAAAAGACTCGCTAAGATAACCAAAGACGGAAAACAGTACGAACTAGCTCATTACGATTCAGAAAGTGATACTCCCAGACCCGAATCATATTTAGAAGATATTGAAACTTGCTTACTATTGAAATCTGAGGAAGAAAGG taTGAATGTTACACGGATTTAAAAGGAGGCGCTGAAAGCGGTTGGGACTTCAGTAGCCGATGgctttttgacaaaaaaggttACCCAACGGGAAATCTAACTTATATTAATACAAGAAGGAACATCCCCGCAGATTTGAATGCATTTCTCTACAAAGCGTTCAATGTAATGTACAAATTCAATCTTATATTGCAAAATGACCAAATGGCGAAATTTTATCTTGATTGCATGGAACGTTGGAAATTAGCTATAGAAAATATTCTCTGGAATGAGGAAGATGGCACTTG GTACGACTATGACTTGAAACTTGaaaaacaacgaaaatattatttcgcAAGCAATTTAACCCCTCTCTGGGCAGGGGCGTTCGATGAAAGTCAAAGATTGGAGAAAGGTCGAAGatcagtgaaatatttaaagaaaatggGAATTGATCAATACCGAGGAGGTATTCCTACATCACTCTTTCCCACTGGTCAACAATGGGACTTTCCAAACGCTTGGTCACCTtaccaaaatttaattattatag gtttggaaaaaagtggagATCCTGAAGCACAAGAATTAGCTGAACACTTGGCTCATATATGGGTTAACTCAAACATTAAAGCTTTTCACGAAAACAAAgttatgtttgaaaaatacagCGCAGAAAGTAGCGGTCATTTTGGTGGAGGTGGTGAATATCATATCCAAGCGGGTTTTGGTTGGAGTAACGGTTGTATTTTGGAACTCATACATCTCTACTTTAGAGCTAAGACAAGAAAATATATTGGGTTCCACTAG